In the Rhododendron vialii isolate Sample 1 chromosome 2a, ASM3025357v1 genome, TGATGCAAAAGTGGTCATAGGTGCTGCATTTGTCGTTGTTGGGTGTTCTGTTTTCCTGATTTGGTTGTCTCCTGGCCAGTCATTCGCCTCTCTTTTTCCCGGCTTcgtattcattggcatatgattgtcaagGGATTCTACGCAAACTTAGTTGGGATTTTATCTCCGTATTGTAATGCCTTTATGCACATGCTCCCTTTCATCTTTGTAATCTTCaatttaaagattaataaaattctttttgccgttcaaaaaacaATTCAATCATCGAAAGTCCCGGGAAGGGCCCCGGAACCGGAATGACCAGGATAGGACCGTCCTGTTCTATGTTAAAATCCCGGATTTCTTGATCTGAAATTGACTAGTAATTCATTCTTGGAAACACGGCCAAACACCTTTTGACTCTTCCCGTCCACTTTTTGAGACCAAGACATTCCCTCACCTCTTCTACCAAGTCTATCAAATTCCAAATATCCTTCCAATTTCTCTCTTCTTACTTTTCTACTTTTTAGGAGGGGGAGATTTTTTATTCGAAACCTTCCCCATAGCACCATTTCGATTAAATCTCTTAAtcagagagagatgggggagaCACGCCGGGCGGCAGCGCAGAGCTCAAACCAATCGGAATccggaaaatgggaggtgcgAAACGGATGCACAGAGATGGACATTGACGGAGACGGGGCCGTGACCAGCCACGAGTACTCGAATTATGTCTCTAAAGACGGGTACGAGTTAGACGTGGTTGATGTTCTTGATAAAAACAGGGACGGGATGCAGGTGTACTTCAACGAGCGCCTAACGTGCCACGACGCGGGGACGAGGAATGAATTGTGTTGCAAGTGTTACGGAGATAAGACTTCTGAACATCTGGATGATCATACTTGTTTTACAGATGTACATGGTTTGATCCAACTCAGACAAGCCAAACGGGGTTCCCAGAGTCAGGTAACATTCATTGTCGATTTCTTCATCTTCGTTgtcgatttcttcttcttcttggtctTCTGACAGAACAGCAGGTGGGCCGCGAGAGCGGAATTCTTTTTTCGTACAAGGAAAATGCTTGCTAACCTCCGCACTAGTATAATATGTAAAAGGCGCATTAATTGATATCCgagaaaaatgtattgatatttgtgaaaatatattattattcgtAAAATATGTATTAATATCCAAACTAATTTGGAATTATCGTCATATTATTCTCCGCCTAGTGGGCAGAGATTAGCAAGACCGATCTCACCAGTACCGATGTGGTATCTTTGCGATCGATTAGTGGATTACTCCCACGTCGTTTGGCCCTAGAGAGGTTGCATGTTCGAGACGTATTAACGACGTCACCCGACCCTGGCCTCCAGCCTATACTCCCCGCTTTTCTTGGGTGATAGTTTCTGTGATTCTTTGTTCTCCTTCGAATTAATTCAACGTGGATTTAGAGTTCCTATGATCACGCAAGACTGACTCAAGAACATTAGATGGATAAAATCACAATAAAAGATGGGCCTATTTagcatttttcttatttttctcaaTTACTTATCTGAAATGCATTTTCTAGTTTTTTAAGATACAAAATTATGAATAATATCTTAGTAGTCAaggtaaaagaaataa is a window encoding:
- the LOC131316039 gene encoding uncharacterized protein LOC131316039, coding for MGETRRAAAQSSNQSESGKWEVRNGCTEMDIDGDGAVTSHEYSNYVSKDGYELDVVDVLDKNRDGMQVYFNERLTCHDAGTRNELCCKCYGDKTSEHLDDHTCFTDVHGLIQLRQAKRGSQSQGIFKATPSTLHTAKMVANLAAGSPLCSIM